From Glycine max cultivar Williams 82 chromosome 11, Glycine_max_v4.0, whole genome shotgun sequence, the proteins below share one genomic window:
- the LOC100790029 gene encoding G-type lectin S-receptor-like serine/threonine-protein kinase SD2-5, producing the protein MLMLHRLLAYEYMANGSLDKWIFNKNKEEFVLDCDTRYNIALGTAKGLAYLHEDCESNIIHCDIKPENVLLDDTFRVKVSDFGLAKLMTREQSHVFTTLRGTTVYLAPE; encoded by the coding sequence ATGCTAATGCTACATAGACTTCTTGCTTATGAGTACATGGCTAATGGTTCATTGGATAAATGGATATTCAACAAGAACAAAGAGGAGTTTGTGTTGGATTGCGATACAAGGTATAATATAGCACTTGGAACAGCAAAAGGACTTGCTTATCTACATGAAGATTGCGAGTCAAACATTATTCATTGTGACATCAAACCAGAAAACGTGCTCCTAGATGATACTTTCAGGGTCAAGGTTTCTGATTTTGGTTTGGCTAAGCTCATGACACGTGAACAAAGCCATGTGTTCACAACACTTAGAGGCACTACAGTGTATCTTGCACCTGAGTGA